Proteins encoded together in one Mycobacterium sp. MS1601 window:
- a CDS encoding ABC transporter permease, which produces MSVGELAADGRRAQGTRSRQTRPDETARPEVRSVPGGAAPQNGGRFNRAALVWAGWWVGTVAVVVGLWEAVKAVFAVPDATMPHTWSVLAALGERLPNGDNRAVSLLGALAVTLQEATVGLWVGVVIGAGIGVLSAKSRFASFTLTPVLVATQTFPLVAVVPALVIILGDGWVSLALIAAILAFFPIYVAVARAITDTSREHRELFRSCGLSKTKVFTSLEMPRATLAAVSSIRTATALAVVGAIVAELPSGRPDGISMTLLSAASYYLTDPEALWCAALTAMAGGVLLVYAMSGFASTAARFALRIPTEAKESR; this is translated from the coding sequence GTGTCGGTGGGCGAACTCGCCGCGGACGGTCGACGAGCCCAAGGGACGAGGAGCAGACAGACCCGCCCGGACGAGACGGCGCGGCCTGAGGTGCGGTCGGTTCCCGGCGGTGCCGCCCCGCAGAACGGTGGTCGATTCAATCGCGCGGCGCTGGTGTGGGCGGGCTGGTGGGTCGGCACCGTCGCCGTAGTGGTCGGGCTGTGGGAGGCGGTCAAGGCCGTCTTCGCCGTGCCGGACGCCACCATGCCGCACACCTGGTCGGTGCTGGCGGCGCTCGGCGAGCGCCTGCCCAACGGTGACAACCGCGCAGTGTCACTGCTGGGGGCGCTCGCGGTCACCCTGCAGGAGGCCACCGTCGGGTTGTGGGTGGGCGTGGTGATCGGCGCGGGGATCGGTGTTCTGTCCGCGAAGTCGCGGTTCGCTTCGTTCACGCTGACGCCGGTTCTTGTTGCCACGCAGACATTTCCGCTGGTGGCCGTCGTACCTGCACTGGTGATCATCTTGGGTGACGGATGGGTGTCGCTGGCGCTGATCGCGGCGATCCTGGCGTTCTTCCCGATCTATGTGGCAGTGGCCCGTGCGATCACCGACACCAGCCGAGAGCACCGCGAGCTGTTTCGCAGCTGTGGACTGTCGAAAACCAAGGTGTTCACCAGTCTGGAGATGCCGCGGGCCACCCTGGCGGCGGTCAGCTCCATCCGCACAGCCACAGCGCTGGCCGTGGTGGGAGCCATCGTCGCGGAACTACCCAGCGGAAGACCCGACGGAATCTCCATGACGTTGTTGTCCGCGGCGTCCTACTACCTGACCGACCCCGAGGCGCTGTGGTGCGCGGCGCTGACGGCCATGGCAGGAGGCGTCCTGCTGGTGTACGCAATGTCCGGATTTGCCTCTACGGCAGCCCGTTTCGCGCTGCGCATTCCCACGGAAGCGAAGGAGTCGAGATGA
- a CDS encoding ABC transporter permease, translating into MTTLTRTRGGSALRTAAMYLGPTVTVAAVIVLWQFWVTAAGIKPFVLPAPVAVWQTFIERPAFFFGLGVNTLQEALAGLVFGCVAGTVTALAVFRTKGLSQVTEAMAAALLALPMVALVPLSNVFFGLTPASRIFVVSVAVYPIAVSFLLTGLRGTDQGLIEAFRSMAISPMKTTVALYVPSMLPSAMSALRVAVPTAFSIAIVAEFFGGELTTLGTFIKSTAVQSRVADMWGAALVAFLFALVLYLALSLVDRWALRWHSSRQPS; encoded by the coding sequence ATGACCACACTCACGAGGACACGTGGCGGGTCCGCGCTGCGGACAGCGGCGATGTATCTGGGGCCGACCGTCACCGTGGCAGCAGTGATCGTGTTGTGGCAGTTCTGGGTCACCGCCGCCGGGATCAAGCCGTTTGTACTGCCCGCGCCGGTGGCAGTGTGGCAGACGTTCATCGAACGGCCCGCGTTCTTCTTCGGATTGGGTGTCAACACCCTGCAGGAGGCGTTGGCGGGTCTGGTCTTCGGGTGTGTCGCAGGTACTGTCACCGCGCTGGCGGTGTTCCGCACCAAGGGTCTTAGCCAAGTCACCGAAGCCATGGCGGCCGCCCTGCTCGCGCTGCCCATGGTGGCACTGGTGCCGCTGTCCAACGTGTTCTTCGGGCTGACGCCGGCCTCGCGCATCTTCGTGGTATCGGTGGCGGTGTACCCGATTGCGGTGAGTTTCCTGCTCACGGGCCTGCGTGGCACCGACCAGGGTCTCATCGAGGCCTTCCGCTCGATGGCAATATCACCGATGAAAACCACAGTTGCGCTCTATGTTCCGTCGATGCTGCCATCGGCGATGAGTGCACTGCGGGTCGCGGTACCCACGGCTTTCTCGATCGCGATTGTCGCCGAGTTCTTCGGCGGTGAGCTCACCACACTGGGCACCTTCATCAAGTCGACGGCCGTGCAGTCACGAGTGGCCGACATGTGGGGTGCGGCGCTGGTCGCCTTTCTCTTCGCCCTGGTGCTCTACCTGGCGCTGTCGCTCGTGGACAGGTGGGCGCTGCGCTGGCACAGCTCCCGCCAACCATCCTGA
- a CDS encoding ABC transporter ATP-binding protein yields the protein MTVDTSIGTSDAIVLHDVVKYYGSKLILDHVSHTFEPGSFVSLIGPSGCGKSTLLRMIGDLEPLSSGRIDVGAGTPETARRGHSMSMVFQSPNLVPWRSVRRNVELPLEAMGLPAAERKERATRELIRVGLGEHIEAGPRTLSGGMAQRAAIARALVSDPRIVLMDEPFGALDEILRERLNYELHQLWASTGKTIVFVTHSIAEAVALSTDILVMGRDPGRIIGHIPVALPRERRPELAETEEFFKITTEVRRQLSVGAGG from the coding sequence ATGACCGTCGACACCAGCATCGGCACATCGGATGCAATCGTCTTGCACGACGTGGTCAAGTACTACGGGTCGAAGCTGATCCTCGATCACGTCAGCCACACCTTCGAGCCTGGTTCTTTCGTATCGCTGATCGGGCCGTCCGGCTGCGGGAAGTCGACGCTGCTGCGGATGATCGGCGATCTGGAGCCGCTGAGTTCCGGCCGGATCGACGTCGGTGCGGGCACTCCGGAGACCGCGCGGCGTGGCCACTCGATGTCGATGGTGTTCCAGTCGCCCAATCTGGTGCCGTGGCGATCGGTGCGACGCAATGTCGAACTTCCCCTGGAGGCAATGGGTCTACCCGCAGCCGAACGGAAGGAGCGGGCTACCCGCGAGCTGATCAGGGTGGGCCTCGGCGAGCACATCGAGGCCGGCCCGCGCACGCTCTCGGGCGGTATGGCGCAACGGGCGGCGATCGCCAGAGCACTGGTCAGCGACCCGCGCATCGTGCTGATGGACGAGCCCTTCGGCGCGCTCGACGAGATCTTGCGTGAGCGGCTGAACTACGAGTTGCACCAGCTGTGGGCCAGCACCGGCAAGACCATCGTGTTCGTCACACACAGCATCGCCGAGGCTGTGGCGCTGTCCACCGACATCCTGGTGATGGGCCGCGATCCCGGTCGGATCATCGGGCACATCCCGGTGGCACTGCCCAGGGAGCGCCGCCCTGAACTTGCCGAGACGGAGGAGTTCTTCAAGATCACCACCGAGGTCAGACGGCAGTTGTCGGTGGGGGCCGGCGGATGA